The Bos indicus x Bos taurus breed Angus x Brahman F1 hybrid chromosome 3, Bos_hybrid_MaternalHap_v2.0, whole genome shotgun sequence genome includes a window with the following:
- the LOC113890240 gene encoding olfactory receptor 12-like → MSPHRNGNLSVMPLQEFVLDGFEGGLQTQALLFALFLALYMVAILGNLTMIVVITVDARLHSPMYFFLKNLSFLDLCYSSVIYPKALANFLSSSKVITFAGCATQFFFFSLLATSETLLLAVMAYDHFVAICSPLCYPISMCPSVCARLVLGSYCGGCLNSILQTSFTFSLPFCSSNHIDLFFCDVPPMIEVACAETTLNELVLFGICGLIIVGTTFVVLTSYGYITVTILRMRSGGGRHKLFSTCGSHMTAVSLFYGTVFVMYAQPGAVESMEQGKVVSVFYTLVIPMLNPLVYSLRNKDVKDALRRLGQRHTAM, encoded by the coding sequence ATGTCACCCCACAGAAATGGAAACCTCTCAGTGATGCCTCTGCAGGAGTTTGTGCTGGATGGATTTGAGGGTGGTCTGCAGACCCAGGCCCTGCTCTTTGCTCTGTTCCTGGCCCTGTACATGGTGGCCATCCTGGGGAACCTCACCATGATCGTGGTCATCACCGTGGATGCCCGTCTGCACTCCccaatgtacttcttcctcaagAACCTCTCCTTCTTAGACTTGTGCTACTCATCTGTCATCTACCCCAAGGCCCTAGCCAACTTCCTGTCCTCCTCCAAGGTCATCACCTTTGCAGGTTGTGCCACCCAGTTCTTCTTCTTCTCCCTGCTGGCTACCTCTGAGACTCTCCTCTTggctgtgatggcctatgaccactTCGTGGCCATCTGCAGCCCCCTGTGCTATCCCATCTCCATGTGCCCTTCGGTCTGTGCCCGCCTGGTGCTGGGCTCCTACTGTGGGGGCTGCCTCAACTCCATCCTGCAGACCAGTTTCACATTCAGCCTCCCATTCTGCAGCTCCAACCACATCGACCTCTTCTTCTGTGATGTGCCTCCTATGATCGAGGTTGCCTGTGCTGAGACAACCCTCAATGAGCTGGTCTTGTTTGGAATCTGTGGCCTCATCATCGTGGGCACCACATTCGTGGTCCTCACCTCCTATGGCTACATCACAGTGACAATCCTGAGGATGCGCTCAGGAGGAGGGAGACACAAGCTCTTCTCCACCTGCGGCTCCCACATGACAGCCGTGTCCCTCTTTTATGGGACTGTCTTTGTCATGTATGCCCAGCCGGGAGCTGTGGAGTCCATGGAGCAGGGCAAGGTGGTCTCTGTCTTCTACACCCTGGTCATCCCAATGCTCAACCCCCTTGTTTACAGTCTGAGAAACAAGGACGTGAAGGATGCTCTGCGGAGACTGGGGCAGAGACACACAGCCATGTGA
- the LOC113890377 gene encoding olfactory receptor 12-like encodes MSPQGNGNLSVMPLQEFVLDGFAGGLQTQSLLFALFLALYMVAVLGNLTMIMVITLDASLHSPMYFFLKNLSFVDLCYSSVIYPKALANTVSSSKIITFEGCIIQFFFFSLMGATEAFLLAVMAYDRFVAICSPLHYPITMRPSICARLVLGCYCGGCLNSILQASFTFTLPFCSSNHIDHFFCDVPPLLKLACADTTINELVMFGICGLIIVGTTLVVLVSYGYITMTILRMHSGGGRHKLFSTCGSHMTAVSLFYGTLFVMYAQPGAVQSMEQGKVVSVFYTLVIPMLNPLIYSLRNKDVKDALWRLGQRHTAT; translated from the coding sequence ATGTCACCCCAAGGAAACGGAAACCTCTCAGTGATGCCTCTGCAGGAGTTTGTGCTGGATGGATTTGCGGGTGGTCTGCAGACTCAGTCCCTGCTCTTTGCTCTGTTCCTGGCCCTGTACATGGTCGCTGTCCTGGGGAACCTCACCATGATCATGGTCATCACCCTGGATGCCAGTCTGCACTCCccaatgtacttcttcctcaagAACCTCTCCTTTGTGGACCTGTGTTACTCGTCTGTCATCTACCCCAAGGCCCTGGCAAACACCGTATCTTCCTCCAAGATCATCACGTTTGAGGGATGTAtcattcagtttttctttttctctctaatGGGAGCCACTGAGGCATTCCTCTTGgccgtgatggcctatgaccgctttgTCGCCATCTGCAGCCCCCTGCACTACCCCATCACCATGCGCCCCTCGATCTGTGCCCGCCTGGTGCTGGGTTGCTACTGCGGGGGCTGCCTCAACTCCATCCTGCAGGCCAGCTTCACATTCACTCTCCCGTTCTGCAGCTCCAACCACATCGaccacttcttctgtgatgtGCCGCCTCTGCTCAAGCTTGCCTGTGCTGACACTACGATCAATGAGCTGGTCATGTTTGGCATTTGTGGCCTCATCATCGTGGGCACCACACTCGTGGTCCTCGTCTCCTATGGCTACATCACAATGACCATCCTGAGGATGCACTCAGGAGGAGGGAGACACAAGCTCTTTTCCACATGCGGCTCCCACATGACAGCCGTGTCCCTCTTTTATGGGACCCTTTTTGTCATGTATGCCCAGCCGGGagctgtgcagtccatggagcagGGCAAGGTGGTCTCTGTCTTCTACACCCTGGTCATCCCGATGCTCAACCCCCtcatctacagtctgagaaaCAAGGACGTGAAGGATGCTCTGTGGAGACTGGGGCAGAGACACACAGCCACATGA